From Humisphaera borealis, the proteins below share one genomic window:
- a CDS encoding J domain-containing protein: MSPDFDPYRILSVGRAVSPEQLKTAFRQRSRLAHPEFGGSAAKLAEVGLAFEVLADPGKRNAYDQYLLNPADPAVAARWQEAWLAAQSVAASQAPESFGSEVDQLAAKLGQSHAVRVTSGALLGLLIGAGVGLLGAYLTHVGMPMAIAIGGGIGLLGGTWAAASNSA; this comes from the coding sequence ATGTCGCCGGATTTTGATCCTTATCGCATCCTGAGTGTCGGGCGAGCCGTCTCGCCCGAACAACTGAAAACCGCATTCCGCCAGCGGTCGCGGCTGGCCCATCCGGAGTTCGGCGGGTCGGCCGCGAAGCTGGCCGAGGTCGGGCTGGCGTTTGAAGTCCTGGCCGATCCCGGCAAGCGCAACGCTTACGACCAGTACCTGCTGAACCCGGCCGATCCGGCCGTCGCCGCCCGCTGGCAGGAGGCCTGGCTCGCGGCACAGTCCGTCGCGGCCAGCCAGGCCCCGGAGTCGTTCGGATCGGAAGTCGATCAACTGGCGGCCAAGCTCGGGCAGAGCCATGCCGTCCGCGTGACCAGCGGAGCGCTGCTCGGGCTGCTCATCGGCGCGGGCGTCGGACTGCTGGGCGCGTACCTGACCCACGTGGGCATGCCCATGGCGATTGCCATCGGCGGCGGGATCGGCCTGCTGGGCGGCACCTGGGCGGCGGCGTCGAACAGCGCCTGA
- a CDS encoding DUF2167 domain-containing protein → MAHTTTIHRRLTGLLAGLALALLAIPSGALAQSDRKEINDRFKAIEWVTGPGTGDLGNATIKVPAGYRFTGASGAEAYCHYTGNNYGGEVGVLEPVPGKNASDFFILFTFDGTGYVKDDEKSKLDDEFAETLLKQFKEGTDKGNAERASRGAGPIHVTGWNQKPFYDDQTKNLTWAVIVSGQGGASVNYESKVLGRRGVMAVNMVVDQQAVAKTIPEYRKLVSGLNYKAGDTYSEFREGDKIAEYGLIGLASGGIAIAAIKWWKPLMQFGIFIIAGVGIAIKKVFSMFKSKPASV, encoded by the coding sequence ATGGCACATACGACTACCATCCATCGCCGATTGACCGGACTTCTGGCAGGACTGGCACTCGCGCTCCTGGCGATCCCTTCGGGCGCGCTTGCCCAGTCCGATCGGAAGGAAATCAACGACAGGTTCAAGGCCATCGAATGGGTGACCGGCCCGGGAACCGGCGACCTGGGCAACGCCACGATCAAGGTGCCCGCCGGCTACCGGTTTACCGGTGCCAGCGGTGCCGAGGCCTACTGCCATTACACAGGCAACAACTACGGCGGCGAGGTTGGCGTGCTCGAACCGGTCCCCGGGAAGAATGCCTCGGACTTCTTCATCCTCTTCACCTTCGACGGCACCGGCTACGTGAAGGACGACGAGAAGTCGAAACTGGACGACGAGTTTGCCGAAACCCTGCTCAAGCAGTTCAAGGAAGGCACCGACAAAGGCAACGCCGAGCGGGCCTCGCGCGGTGCCGGGCCGATTCACGTCACCGGCTGGAACCAGAAGCCCTTCTACGACGACCAGACCAAAAACCTGACTTGGGCGGTGATCGTTTCGGGCCAGGGCGGGGCATCCGTTAACTACGAGAGCAAAGTGCTCGGCCGTCGCGGTGTGATGGCCGTCAACATGGTGGTGGACCAACAGGCGGTCGCCAAGACGATCCCCGAATACCGCAAGCTCGTTTCGGGCCTTAACTACAAGGCCGGCGACACCTACTCCGAGTTCCGCGAAGGAGACAAGATCGCCGAGTATGGCCTGATCGGCCTGGCCAGCGGCGGCATCGCGATCGCCGCGATCAAGTGGTGGAAGCCGCTCATGCAGTTCGGCATCTTCATCATCGCCGGTGTTGGTATCGCGATTAAGAAGGTGTTCTCGATGTTCAAGAGCAAGCCGGCGTCGGTCTGA
- a CDS encoding ThuA domain-containing protein: protein MNQPKTTSNLSRRRFLTGVAATAAAAVAFPHLAFGQAKKRKLVMIAGKPSHPAGMHEFNAGVYVLSQCLKAVPDLEVSVHRNHWVSDEKVLDDADALFIYSDGRQGHPAVQGDHKEKVAKLMARGVGLMCAHYAVEVDPKQAGDEFKAWIGGHYEHEFSVNPIWEPKFETFPNHPISRGVKPFTAKDEWYFNMRFRPEMKGVTSILTATPSDAVRDGPYVYPKGPYKHIQEAKGRVETMMWAVEREDGGRGVGFTGGHFHTNWGIDDFRKVVLNALLWISKVEVPANGLESKLPEGELLKNLDPKAAPKK, encoded by the coding sequence ATGAACCAGCCCAAGACGACATCAAACCTTTCCCGCAGGCGTTTTCTGACCGGCGTTGCCGCCACAGCCGCGGCGGCGGTTGCGTTTCCGCATCTCGCTTTCGGCCAGGCGAAGAAACGCAAGCTCGTCATGATCGCCGGCAAGCCGAGCCATCCGGCGGGGATGCACGAGTTCAACGCCGGCGTCTACGTGCTGTCGCAGTGCCTCAAAGCCGTGCCCGATCTTGAAGTTTCCGTCCATCGCAACCATTGGGTTTCCGACGAAAAGGTTCTCGACGACGCCGACGCCCTGTTCATCTACAGCGACGGCCGCCAGGGGCACCCGGCGGTGCAGGGCGACCACAAGGAGAAGGTGGCCAAACTGATGGCACGCGGCGTCGGGCTCATGTGCGCCCACTACGCCGTCGAGGTGGACCCCAAGCAGGCAGGCGACGAGTTCAAGGCCTGGATCGGCGGGCACTACGAGCACGAGTTCTCCGTGAACCCGATCTGGGAACCGAAGTTTGAGACCTTCCCCAATCATCCCATCAGCCGCGGCGTCAAGCCGTTTACGGCCAAAGACGAGTGGTACTTCAACATGCGGTTCCGCCCGGAGATGAAGGGAGTCACGAGCATTCTCACCGCCACGCCGAGCGACGCCGTCCGCGACGGCCCGTACGTCTATCCGAAGGGGCCGTACAAGCACATCCAGGAAGCCAAAGGGCGCGTCGAGACGATGATGTGGGCCGTCGAGCGCGAAGACGGCGGCCGCGGCGTCGGCTTCACCGGCGGGCACTTCCACACCAACTGGGGCATCGACGACTTCCGCAAGGTGGTCCTCAACGCGCTGCTCTGGATCAGCAAGGTCGAAGTGCCGGCGAACGGGTTGGAGAGCAAGTTGCCCGAGGGGGAGTTGCTGAAGAACCTGGATCCGAAGGCGGCGCCGAAGAAGTGA
- a CDS encoding DUF1501 domain-containing protein codes for MLLFCDPNGPSSLRRRDFLRVGGAALGGALFGNALFPALSSNTAFGSVSGSGGVSPLSGKSVIFLFMQGGPPQAETFDPKEGLTAEMAPVGGTIPTSIPGVHFGSSLPKLARLADRLTIVRNFSTGTDHGGLRPIVSDTTGGASLGSVYSRVAGINNPRTGLPTSMALWPISVGADQPGPRERFGKFDATGSLGTGYAPFTPGAGGPMQENLKLNLPRERLTDRRELLSAIDRARRDLDAQGDAVDGFRRQAFDMILKGVGQAFDLSNEDPKLLERYDTRPFLDPSLWTPKTGKMKNNDPYYRANANTLGRLLVLARRMAEAGCGFITVNTEFVWDFHADVNNIAVAEGKKAVIEPFDHAVSAFIEDCESRGLGDKILLVCCGEMGRNPKLNKNGGRDHWPALAPLILYGAGMPRGQVVGRSNRTGAEPDGDGLKPDNLLATIFRTLFDMGQLRVETGLPEIIRQAVNRTQDLPGVV; via the coding sequence ATGCTCCTCTTCTGCGATCCCAACGGCCCTTCGAGCCTGCGCCGGCGCGACTTCCTTCGCGTTGGCGGTGCGGCGCTAGGCGGCGCACTGTTCGGCAATGCGCTCTTTCCCGCACTCAGCAGCAACACGGCCTTCGGCAGCGTCAGCGGGTCGGGCGGCGTCAGTCCGCTGTCGGGGAAGTCGGTCATCTTCCTGTTCATGCAGGGCGGCCCGCCGCAGGCTGAGACGTTCGACCCCAAGGAAGGCCTGACCGCCGAGATGGCCCCCGTCGGCGGAACGATCCCCACCAGCATTCCCGGCGTACATTTCGGCTCCAGCCTGCCGAAGCTCGCCAGGCTCGCCGACCGCCTGACCATCGTCCGCAATTTCTCCACCGGCACCGATCACGGCGGGCTCCGGCCGATCGTCAGCGATACCACCGGCGGCGCGAGCCTCGGTTCGGTTTACAGCCGGGTCGCCGGCATCAACAACCCCAGGACCGGCCTGCCGACGTCGATGGCGCTCTGGCCGATTTCCGTCGGCGCCGACCAGCCCGGCCCGCGCGAGCGCTTCGGCAAGTTCGACGCCACCGGCTCGCTCGGCACCGGCTACGCGCCGTTCACGCCCGGTGCCGGCGGGCCGATGCAGGAGAATCTGAAGCTCAATCTGCCGCGCGAAAGGCTCACCGACCGCCGGGAATTGCTGTCGGCGATCGACCGGGCGCGGCGTGATCTCGATGCGCAAGGCGACGCCGTCGACGGCTTCCGCCGGCAGGCGTTCGACATGATCCTCAAGGGCGTCGGGCAGGCGTTCGACCTCTCGAACGAGGATCCGAAACTGCTCGAGCGCTACGACACCAGGCCGTTCCTCGACCCGTCGCTCTGGACGCCCAAGACCGGCAAGATGAAGAACAACGACCCGTACTACCGGGCGAATGCCAACACGCTGGGCAGGCTGCTGGTGCTGGCCCGCCGAATGGCCGAGGCGGGGTGCGGGTTCATCACCGTCAACACCGAGTTCGTCTGGGACTTCCACGCAGACGTCAACAACATCGCCGTCGCCGAGGGGAAGAAGGCCGTCATCGAACCGTTCGACCATGCCGTCTCGGCGTTCATCGAAGACTGCGAAAGCCGCGGGCTGGGCGACAAAATCCTGCTGGTCTGCTGCGGCGAAATGGGCCGCAACCCCAAGCTCAACAAGAACGGCGGCCGCGACCACTGGCCGGCGCTGGCACCACTCATCCTGTACGGCGCGGGCATGCCGCGCGGACAGGTGGTCGGCCGATCCAACCGCACCGGCGCAGAGCCCGACGGTGACGGCCTCAAGCCCGACAACCTGCTGGCGACCATCTTCCGCACCCTCTTCGACATGGGGCAGCTCCGCGTCGAAACCGGCCTGCCGGAAATCATCCGCCAGGCCGTCAATCGAACCCAGGATCTGCCGGGCGTGGTGTAG
- the ybeY gene encoding rRNA maturation RNase YbeY: MPRKPSAARSVRTAKSKLHLELSAAVGKDLVPFLRKHLRAAHAELRKPLVELSLALVGDKAMADLHQQFMGIAGPTDVLTFPLDEDSRGRVMAGEVVVCIPEARRRAKTEGTELRHEVLLYALHGMLHLCGYDDLTPADYKKMHRTEDRILAAIGIGAVFERTAGPAKKRVTR, from the coding sequence ATGCCACGCAAGCCTTCCGCCGCTCGTTCTGTCCGCACCGCGAAGTCGAAACTTCATCTGGAGCTCTCCGCGGCCGTCGGCAAGGATCTTGTACCCTTCCTGCGTAAGCACCTCCGCGCTGCCCACGCCGAGTTGCGCAAGCCGCTCGTCGAACTGTCGCTCGCCCTCGTCGGCGACAAGGCAATGGCCGACCTGCACCAGCAGTTCATGGGCATCGCCGGGCCGACCGACGTGCTGACCTTTCCGCTCGACGAAGATTCCCGCGGCCGGGTGATGGCGGGGGAGGTGGTCGTCTGCATTCCCGAGGCCCGCCGTCGCGCCAAAACCGAGGGTACCGAACTTCGTCACGAAGTGCTGCTCTACGCGCTGCACGGCATGCTGCACTTGTGCGGCTACGACGACCTGACGCCCGCGGACTACAAGAAGATGCACCGTACTGAGGATCGCATCCTCGCCGCGATCGGCATCGGGGCGGTGTTCGAGCGCACCGCTGGACCCGCAAAGAAGCGCGTGACGAGATGA
- a CDS encoding hemolysin family protein, with the protein MAVPLIAGALAGSALGTLVFSTLTYSLRDLSRVRLDEHLERKGIGSWLDKTMEHQPDLVFVTAVWRLLFNVAILLLSLDLVESFGYNAAVSYTVAVVLGTLVTLVCSIMLPQAVTRHMGDAVVAQFVRPLHGLFWLMWPIAKLMHVIDRMIGRAAGIPTEPAAGKAEHDIEQEILSVVEEGQKEGIVDDDVRRMIESVMAFQETTAGQIMTPRPEVVAIESTSTLAEIKEVLEETGHSRIPVYEGTLDHIIGVLYARDLLKQLGKPTETFSMKLAMRPAYFVPETKLVRELLSDFRRQKVHLAIVRDEYDGTAGLVSIEDVLEELVGDISDEHEPAEPAMYRQIDEQTIEADARIYLDEINRQTGLELPEDAGYDTLGGFVVTTVGRIPEAGTTFIYGGAKFTVLNAEPQRVNRVKIELGQTAGEAPAGEREPVAERAAV; encoded by the coding sequence ATGGCCGTCCCCCTGATCGCAGGGGCCCTGGCCGGTTCGGCACTGGGCACCCTGGTCTTTTCCACGCTTACCTACTCGCTCCGCGACCTGTCGCGCGTTCGCCTCGACGAACACCTCGAGCGCAAAGGCATCGGAAGCTGGCTCGACAAGACGATGGAGCACCAGCCCGATCTGGTCTTCGTCACGGCGGTCTGGCGGCTGCTGTTTAACGTCGCGATCCTGCTGCTGTCGCTCGATCTGGTCGAATCGTTTGGCTACAACGCCGCCGTGAGCTACACCGTCGCCGTCGTGCTGGGCACGCTGGTGACGCTGGTCTGCTCGATCATGCTGCCCCAGGCTGTCACTCGCCACATGGGCGACGCCGTCGTCGCCCAGTTCGTCCGCCCGCTGCACGGGCTGTTCTGGCTGATGTGGCCGATCGCCAAGCTGATGCACGTCATCGACCGCATGATCGGCCGGGCGGCGGGCATCCCCACCGAACCCGCCGCCGGCAAGGCCGAGCACGACATCGAACAGGAAATTCTGTCGGTCGTCGAAGAGGGACAAAAAGAAGGCATCGTCGATGACGACGTCCGCCGGATGATCGAGTCGGTGATGGCGTTCCAGGAGACGACCGCCGGCCAGATCATGACGCCGCGCCCGGAGGTCGTCGCGATCGAATCCACTTCCACCCTCGCCGAGATCAAGGAAGTCCTGGAAGAGACCGGCCACAGCCGAATCCCCGTATACGAAGGCACGCTCGACCACATCATCGGTGTGCTCTACGCCCGCGACCTGCTGAAACAGCTCGGCAAGCCGACCGAAACTTTCAGCATGAAGCTGGCGATGCGGCCGGCGTACTTCGTGCCCGAAACCAAGCTCGTCCGCGAGTTGCTCTCCGACTTCCGCCGACAGAAGGTTCACCTGGCGATCGTCCGCGACGAGTACGACGGCACCGCCGGCCTGGTGTCGATCGAAGACGTGCTGGAAGAGCTCGTCGGCGACATCTCCGACGAACACGAGCCGGCCGAGCCGGCGATGTACCGCCAGATCGACGAACAGACGATCGAGGCCGACGCGCGAATCTACCTGGATGAAATCAACCGCCAGACAGGCCTCGAACTGCCCGAAGACGCCGGCTACGACACGCTCGGCGGCTTCGTGGTCACAACCGTCGGCCGCATCCCCGAAGCAGGCACGACGTTCATCTACGGCGGCGCGAAGTTCACGGTCCTGAACGCCGAGCCGCAACGGGTGAACCGCGTGAAGATCGAATTGGGCCAGACGGCAGGGGAAGCACCCGCTGGCGAAAGGGAACCCGTCGCCGAGCGCGCGGCAGTTTGA
- a CDS encoding ribulokinase yields MPSLSLGYDFGTESVRVIAVDVSNGRIVGKAAAAYAVIDERLPVLAAGGSHRAGSQAPQPLLPPDYALQDPDEWLSAAASATRAVTSNFPNQSQAVVGIGVAFTSCTMLPCKADGTPLCKAGFADRPLAWPKLWKHHGAKAETDRINSVARDRREPWLDRYGGTIGLEWFFPKILETFNGDRASYDAADVWLEAGDWFVWQLTGAMSSGTPVSGQPVRSTCQAGYKAMWNAGTGFPSREYFETVGLGFGGVLDKLPGEFRSPGERAGVLSPAAAERFGLPAGIPVSTAIIDAHAGVPGAGVADGGTMVLVLGTSSCHMLNSTQEHLVPGVAGVVKGGILPGYYGYETGQASVGDAFAWLVETFNLSHAELTAQAAKLPPGAGGVLALDWLNGCRTPLMDGRLSGAFVGLTLGTTAAQMYRALIEATAFGLRWIVDTLRAGGVPVERFVASGGLPDKSPLLMQIYADVLNEPIALAESSQSVALGAAILGALAAGKDATGHATAADAIKAMARQRKEPVYVPNAEAHRRYQPIYRLYRELANPEGTLAEVMRELRDRGAQ; encoded by the coding sequence TTGCCATCACTTTCGCTCGGCTACGACTTCGGTACCGAATCCGTCCGCGTCATTGCGGTGGATGTCTCCAATGGTCGCATCGTCGGGAAGGCGGCGGCGGCTTACGCCGTCATCGACGAGCGGTTGCCGGTCTTGGCGGCGGGTGGATCGCATAGGGCCGGGTCGCAGGCACCGCAACCACTGCTCCCGCCGGATTATGCGCTACAGGACCCGGACGAATGGCTGTCGGCGGCGGCATCGGCGACGCGCGCCGTAACATCGAATTTCCCAAATCAAAGCCAAGCCGTCGTGGGCATCGGCGTTGCGTTTACGAGTTGCACCATGCTGCCCTGCAAGGCCGACGGCACGCCGCTGTGCAAGGCCGGCTTTGCCGACCGGCCGCTGGCGTGGCCGAAGCTCTGGAAGCATCACGGAGCCAAGGCCGAGACCGATCGCATCAACTCCGTCGCCCGCGACCGGCGGGAACCCTGGCTCGACCGTTACGGCGGAACGATCGGCCTCGAATGGTTCTTTCCGAAGATCCTCGAAACCTTCAACGGCGACCGTGCCTCGTACGACGCCGCCGACGTCTGGCTGGAGGCCGGCGACTGGTTCGTGTGGCAGCTGACGGGTGCGATGTCATCCGGCACGCCGGTGTCCGGACAGCCCGTCCGCTCGACCTGCCAGGCGGGGTACAAGGCGATGTGGAATGCCGGGACGGGCTTTCCGTCGCGCGAGTATTTTGAGACGGTCGGCCTCGGTTTCGGCGGCGTGCTCGACAAGCTGCCGGGGGAGTTTCGGTCGCCGGGCGAGCGGGCGGGCGTGCTGTCGCCCGCGGCCGCCGAGCGGTTCGGGCTGCCGGCGGGCATTCCGGTGTCGACCGCGATTATCGACGCCCATGCCGGCGTGCCCGGTGCGGGCGTGGCCGACGGCGGCACGATGGTGCTGGTGCTCGGCACCAGCTCCTGCCACATGCTCAACAGCACGCAGGAACACCTGGTGCCCGGCGTCGCCGGCGTGGTGAAAGGGGGCATTCTGCCGGGCTACTACGGCTACGAGACCGGGCAGGCGAGCGTCGGCGATGCCTTCGCCTGGCTGGTTGAGACGTTCAACCTGTCGCACGCCGAGCTGACGGCGCAGGCCGCGAAGCTGCCCCCTGGCGCGGGCGGTGTGCTGGCGCTCGACTGGCTCAACGGCTGCCGCACGCCGCTGATGGACGGCCGGCTCAGCGGGGCGTTCGTCGGCCTGACGCTCGGCACCACGGCGGCCCAGATGTACCGGGCCCTGATCGAGGCGACGGCGTTCGGCTTGCGGTGGATCGTCGATACGCTGCGCGCCGGCGGCGTGCCGGTCGAGCGGTTCGTCGCGTCCGGCGGTCTCCCTGACAAGTCGCCGTTGCTGATGCAGATCTACGCCGACGTCTTGAACGAACCCATCGCGCTGGCCGAGAGCAGCCAGAGCGTGGCGCTTGGGGCGGCGATCCTGGGCGCGCTGGCGGCGGGCAAAGACGCAACAGGACACGCGACGGCAGCAGATGCCATCAAAGCGATGGCGCGGCAGCGGAAGGAACCGGTGTATGTGCCCAATGCCGAAGCGCATCGCCGTTATCAGCCGATCTATCGGCTGTATCGCGAGCTGGCCAACCCGGAGGGGACATTGGCGGAGGTCATGCGGGAGTTGAGAGACAGGGGCGCTCAATGA
- a CDS encoding TVP38/TMEM64 family protein, translated as MPDPQPLPPAPALDDQPPTPPPPLWTLRGIRRLGAAGLMGVISLAVPPIGAALLAYLTAHTTFAEVLRDHAWGPYLSAVGFGLLGGFALLPTAALAIFAGWAFHFQVGLPVAVFGFTIASAIGFTVAGRFSGTTVVDLIDKSPRWKAVHIALLHSSALRTFLIVILLRIPSVPPFAMTNVALATLRVRFLPFLLGTAIGVVPRTAAYVWLASRAEKLESADTGGWKMLVISIAVTLAVLVVITVLARRALERVTGGNDESRKTNDE; from the coding sequence ATGCCCGATCCGCAGCCATTACCTCCCGCGCCCGCGCTGGACGACCAACCCCCAACACCGCCGCCACCCCTCTGGACCCTTCGCGGCATCCGGCGGCTGGGTGCGGCCGGCCTCATGGGCGTCATCTCGCTCGCGGTCCCGCCGATCGGCGCGGCACTGCTTGCATACCTCACCGCGCATACGACTTTTGCAGAGGTCCTTCGCGATCACGCCTGGGGGCCGTATCTCAGTGCCGTCGGCTTCGGACTGCTCGGCGGATTCGCCCTGCTTCCGACCGCCGCCCTGGCAATCTTCGCCGGCTGGGCGTTCCACTTTCAGGTCGGACTGCCGGTCGCGGTCTTCGGGTTCACCATCGCGTCGGCGATCGGTTTCACCGTCGCCGGGCGGTTTTCGGGTACGACCGTTGTGGACCTCATCGACAAGAGCCCGCGGTGGAAAGCCGTCCACATCGCGTTGCTGCACAGCAGCGCGCTGCGCACGTTCCTGATCGTCATCCTGCTGCGCATCCCGTCGGTGCCGCCGTTCGCGATGACCAATGTCGCCCTGGCGACCTTGCGCGTGCGGTTCCTGCCCTTCCTGCTCGGCACGGCGATCGGCGTCGTCCCCCGCACGGCGGCGTACGTCTGGCTGGCGTCGCGCGCCGAGAAACTCGAATCCGCCGACACCGGCGGCTGGAAAATGCTCGTCATCTCCATCGCCGTCACGCTGGCGGTCCTGGTCGTCATCACCGTGCTCGCCCGGCGGGCGCTGGAACGGGTGACAGGGGGTAATGACGAATCACGAAAAACGAATGACGAGTGA
- a CDS encoding superoxide dismutase family protein produces the protein MIRMLQIAAASMLGMSLIAANSARAADDKKDDAKPAVIVAVIKGTEAHKDIKGRLTFKDVDGGGVHVVGEISGLTPGKHGFHIHQKGDLSDPKLVSAGGHFNPGGTKHGGPGSDEKHAGDWGNIEANDKGVAKIEGTFKGVSLHGEKNGIMGRSVIVHAGADDLKTDPSGNSGDRIAGGVIEAKKPMTKDDAKKSVSDEAKKTVDDVKKGIDDLKKEIK, from the coding sequence ATGATTCGAATGCTACAAATCGCGGCCGCTTCCATGCTCGGCATGAGCCTGATTGCCGCCAACTCGGCTCGCGCCGCGGACGACAAGAAGGATGACGCCAAGCCGGCGGTTATCGTCGCGGTCATCAAGGGCACCGAGGCCCACAAGGACATCAAGGGACGCCTGACGTTCAAGGACGTGGACGGCGGCGGCGTGCATGTGGTCGGCGAAATCAGCGGACTGACCCCCGGCAAGCACGGCTTCCACATCCACCAGAAGGGTGACCTGTCCGATCCCAAGCTGGTCAGCGCCGGCGGGCACTTCAACCCCGGAGGCACCAAGCATGGCGGCCCCGGCTCCGACGAGAAACACGCAGGCGACTGGGGCAATATCGAAGCCAACGACAAAGGCGTCGCGAAGATTGAAGGCACGTTCAAGGGCGTCAGCCTGCACGGCGAGAAGAACGGCATCATGGGCCGCTCGGTGATTGTGCACGCCGGTGCCGACGACCTCAAAACTGATCCCTCCGGCAACAGCGGTGATCGCATCGCCGGCGGCGTGATCGAGGCGAAGAAGCCCATGACGAAGGATGACGCGAAGAAGTCAGTCTCCGACGAAGCGAAGAAGACGGTGGATGACGTGAAGAAGGGGATCGATGACCTGAAGAAGGAAATCAAGTAA
- a CDS encoding vWA domain-containing protein, translated as MSWFPTFTSWQAGLIAGALVIPALLVLYFLKLRRKEVAVGSTLLWRKAIQDLQVNAPFQKLRRNLLLLLQLILLLLLLLAYMRPVSNYTPPPGKTTVILIDCSASMAALDQEGKTRLEEAKRQAKELVDSMPSGGTAMVIAFHDKADPVQPFTADPLLLKQAIDRIKQTDRPSDIKLAYQLADAQVNFNPEQLRANVEPPDIRVYTDGRLLNPDDAAVKGNVTYQKIGSGQSGNIAVVALSAKRNFERPTQVQVFARLANYGTEPLAVPVQLSIDGEKIDISTARADEVFLYPERWTEKQRQDWEAKPGSRRADDSVDFKLDLTRAAVIRLEHLKTKDDVLAADNSANVVVPPPKELSLLLVTDGNYFLQRAVQSLAIKSPDVTQPADYEAKKPTNYDVIIFDNYKPKFLPEIGNYIWFGVVPDGTKTRLATDEGPTAPPGSGNAIVLDDVGVLDWKRDHPILENLGLGRLYTAKALKLNVPLDREVLLDGLKGPLIVLDRAPKATHLIVAFDVMQSNWPLKPSFPMFLHQAMQYLAVGQTMDVRQSLRPGEVVRIPRSKLQQADINLKSVTLTGPDGKKELPVTDAGEFVLPVMEKVGLYSTEPAIPGYEKLAVNILDPVESNVLPSDKIPAAVPTDTTDQGNAAGKRRLEWWWWLALVALGVLMIEWWVYTRRVHM; from the coding sequence ATGTCCTGGTTCCCCACATTCACCTCCTGGCAGGCCGGGCTAATTGCCGGGGCGCTGGTTATTCCGGCGCTGCTGGTTCTCTACTTCCTCAAGCTTCGTCGGAAGGAAGTGGCGGTCGGCTCTACGTTGCTTTGGCGCAAGGCGATTCAGGATCTTCAGGTCAATGCGCCGTTTCAGAAGCTCCGCCGGAACCTGCTCCTGCTGCTTCAGCTTATTCTGCTGCTGCTGCTCCTGCTCGCGTACATGCGGCCGGTGTCGAACTACACCCCGCCGCCGGGCAAGACGACCGTCATCCTTATCGATTGCTCGGCGTCGATGGCGGCGCTCGACCAGGAAGGCAAAACCCGCCTCGAAGAAGCCAAACGCCAGGCGAAAGAACTCGTCGATTCCATGCCCAGCGGCGGGACGGCGATGGTCATCGCGTTTCACGACAAGGCCGATCCGGTTCAGCCGTTCACTGCCGACCCGCTCCTACTCAAGCAGGCGATCGACCGCATCAAGCAGACCGACCGGCCGTCGGACATCAAGCTGGCCTACCAGCTCGCCGACGCCCAAGTGAACTTCAACCCCGAGCAGTTGCGGGCGAATGTCGAACCGCCGGACATCCGCGTTTACACCGACGGCCGACTGCTCAATCCGGACGACGCGGCCGTGAAGGGCAACGTTACCTATCAGAAGATCGGCTCCGGCCAGTCCGGCAACATCGCCGTCGTCGCACTATCGGCCAAGCGGAATTTCGAACGGCCGACGCAGGTGCAGGTCTTCGCAAGGCTGGCCAACTACGGTACCGAACCGCTGGCCGTTCCGGTGCAGCTCAGCATCGACGGCGAGAAGATCGACATCAGCACCGCCCGGGCCGATGAGGTCTTCCTCTACCCCGAGCGCTGGACCGAAAAGCAGCGCCAGGACTGGGAAGCCAAACCCGGCAGCCGCCGGGCCGACGACAGTGTCGACTTCAAGCTCGACCTGACCCGCGCCGCGGTCATCCGGCTGGAGCACCTCAAGACCAAGGACGACGTCCTCGCCGCCGACAACTCTGCCAACGTCGTCGTCCCACCGCCGAAGGAACTCTCGCTGCTGCTCGTCACCGACGGCAATTACTTTCTTCAGCGGGCGGTGCAGAGCCTGGCGATCAAGTCGCCGGACGTCACCCAGCCGGCCGACTACGAGGCCAAGAAGCCGACGAATTACGACGTCATCATCTTCGACAACTACAAGCCGAAGTTTCTGCCGGAAATCGGCAACTACATCTGGTTCGGCGTGGTTCCCGACGGCACCAAGACCCGACTCGCGACCGATGAAGGCCCCACCGCCCCACCGGGCAGCGGCAACGCGATCGTGCTGGACGACGTCGGCGTGCTCGACTGGAAGCGCGACCACCCGATCCTTGAGAACCTCGGCCTCGGCCGGCTCTACACCGCCAAGGCGCTAAAGCTGAACGTGCCGCTCGACCGCGAGGTGCTGCTCGACGGCCTCAAGGGCCCGCTGATCGTCCTCGACCGCGCGCCCAAAGCTACACATCTGATCGTCGCGTTCGACGTCATGCAGTCGAACTGGCCGCTCAAACCCAGCTTCCCGATGTTCCTCCACCAGGCGATGCAGTACCTGGCGGTCGGGCAGACGATGGACGTCCGCCAATCGCTGCGGCCGGGCGAGGTCGTCCGCATCCCGCGGTCCAAGCTCCAGCAGGCCGACATCAACCTCAAATCGGTCACCCTCACCGGCCCCGACGGCAAGAAGGAACTGCCGGTCACCGACGCCGGTGAGTTCGTGCTGCCGGTGATGGAGAAGGTCGGCCTGTACAGCACCGAGCCGGCGATCCCCGGGTACGAGAAGCTGGCGGTCAACATCCTCGATCCGGTCGAGAGCAACGTGCTGCCCAGCGACAAGATCCCCGCCGCCGTCCCCACCGACACCACCGACCAGGGCAACGCCGCCGGCAAACGCCGGCTCGAATGGTGGTGGTGGCTGGCACTGGTGGCACTCGGCGTGCTGATGATCGAGTGGTGGGTCTACACGCGGCGCGTGCACATGTAG